One Oryza sativa Japonica Group chromosome 8, ASM3414082v1 DNA window includes the following coding sequences:
- the LOC4345842 gene encoding glucose-6-phosphate isomerase 1, chloroplastic — MASISGAAAAAPSSSGASCGLRLRRDHLPRSSHFRLARPSSITDVSRSCSSSSSSPPRSLSSKQSGHADVLAHGAVDKDPIRLWNRYVEWLYQHKQLGLFVDVSRIGFTEEFLRRMEAPMGRAFAAMRELEKGAIANPDEGRMVGHYWLRNPALAPNSFLRDKIETTLERILAFASDVISAKIRPPSSPAGRFTQILSIGIGGSSLGPQFVAEALAPDNPPLMIRFIDNTDPAGIDHQIAQLGPELASTLVIVISKSGGTPETRNGLLEVQKAFRDAGLEFSKQGVAITQENSLLDNTARIEGWLARFPMFDWVGGRTSEMSAVGLLPAALQGIDIKEMLVGAAQMDEETRNTEIKENPAALLALCWYWASDGIGSKDSLLLLSRYLQQLVMESLGKEFDLDGNRVNQGLTVYGNKGSTDQHAYIQQLREGVHNFFVTFIEVLRDRPPGHEWELEPSVTCGDYLFGMLHGTRSALYANDRESITVTVQEVNPRAVGALVALYERAVGLYAYLININAYHQPGVEAGKKAAGEVLALQKRILLVLNEASCKDPAEPLTLDQIADRCHCPEEIEMIYKIIQHMAANDRALIAEGNCGSPRSIKVYLGECNVDDDMNS; from the exons ATGGCTTCCatctccggcgcggcggcggcggcgccctcctcctccggggCGTCGtgcggcctccgcctccggcgagACCACCTCCCGCGCTCCTCCCACTTCCGCCTCGCCCGTCCCAGCTCCATCACCGACGTCTCCCGCTcctgctcgtcgtcgtcatcctctcctccccgctcgCTCAGCTCCAAGCAGTCGGGCCACGCCGACGTCCTCGCCCATGGCGCGGTGGACAAGGACCCCATCAGGCTGTGGAACCGCTACGTGGAGTGGCTGTACCAGCACAAGCAGCTGGGGCTGTTCGTCGACGTGAGCCGGATCGGGTTCACCGAGGAGTTCCTGCGGCGGATGGAGGCGCCCATGGGGCGGGCGTTCGCGGCGATGCGGGAGCTCGAGAAGGGCGCCATCGCCAACCCCGACGAGGGCCGGATGGTCGGCCACTACTGGCTGCGCAACCCGGCCCTCGCCCCCAActccttcctccgcgacaaaaTCGAGACCACGCTCGAACGCATCCTCGCGTTCGCCAGCGACGTCATCTCCGCCAAG ATAAGACCTCCATCCTCCCCTGCTGGCCGATTTACTCAAATACTTTCTATAGGAATTGGTGGTTCATCTTTGGGGCCACAATTTGTTGCGGAGGCACTTGCTCCAGATAACCCTCCTCTGATG ATAAGATTTATCGACAACACCGATCCAGCTGGAATTGACCATCAGATTGCACAGCTAGGACCAGAACTTGCATCAACTCTTGTGATTGTAATATCAAAG AGTGGAGGCACACCTGAAACACGAAATGGTCTATTAGAAGTACAAAAGGCCTTCCGAGATGCTGGACTAGAATTCTCGAAACAG GGTGTTGCAATTACTCAAGAGAATTCTTTATTAGATAACACTGCCAGAATAGAGGGGTGGTTAGCTAGATTTCCCATGTTTGACTGGGTTGGTGGTAGAACATCAGAAATGTCAGCTGTTGGTTTACTGCCAGCAGCATTACAG GGTATTGACATCAAGGAAATGCTAGTTGGTGCTGCACAAATGGATGAGGAAACTAGGAATACTGag ATTAAGGAAAATCCAGCAGCCTTGCTTGCATTGTGTTGGTATTGGGCATCGGATGGAATAGGCAGTAAG GATAGCCTGCTTCTTTTGAGTAGATACTTGCAACAACTTGTCATGGAATCTCTTGGAAAAGAATTTGACCTTGATGGAAATCGG GTTAATCAGGGACTAACTGTTTATGGTAACAAAGGAAGCACAGACCAGCATGC CTACATTCAGCAGCTGAGAGAAGGTGTGCACAACTTCTTTGTTACTTTTATTGAAGTTTTGCGCGATAGGCCTCCTGGTCATGAGTGGGAGCTTGAACCAAGTGTTACATGTGGGGACTACTTGTTTGGAATGCTACAT GGAACTCGTTCAGCTCTTTATGCAAATGACCGCGAATCTATTACAGTCACTGTCCAAGAAGTAAACCCTAGAGCTGTTGGAGCACTTGTTGCACTCTATGAGCGTGCTGTCGGTCTTTATGCTTATTTAATCAACATCAATGCCTATCATCAACCTG GTGTCGAAGCAGGGAAAAAGGCTGCTGGAGAGGTGTTGGCACTTCAGAAAAGGATCCTACTTGTTCTTAACGAAGCCAG CTGCAAGGACCCTGCTGAGCCATTGACACTGGATCAAATTGCAGATCGCTGCCACTGTCCTGAAGAG ATCGAAATGATATACAAAATAATCCAACACATGGCTGCAAACGATAGAGCTCTTATTGCAGAAGGCAACTGCGGGTCACCAAGAAGCATCAAGGTCTACCTTGGAGAATGCAACGTGGATGATGATATGAATTCTTAA